One window of the Cryptomeria japonica chromosome 7, Sugi_1.0, whole genome shotgun sequence genome contains the following:
- the LOC131031139 gene encoding photosystem II reaction center W protein, chloroplastic, giving the protein MASLCCNVTQISSFLANKSVSGSPSRSPLRSAVALPRFQKNGIVCRAQKSESEKKNCLPSLAAPLMAAATFSVSNSNAFALVDERMSTEGTGLGLGLSNPLLGWILLGVFGLIWTVYLTTYQGVADDEDSGLSL; this is encoded by the exons ATGGCTTCTCTTTGCTGCAACGTTACGCAAATTTCTTCATTTCTAGCAAATAAATCAGTGAGCGGCAGCCCCTCCAGATCTCCATTGCGCTCTGCTGTTG CTCTACCTCGCTTTCAGAAGAATGGGATAGTGTGCAGGGCACAGAAAAGTGAGAGCGAGAAAAAGAACTGCTTGCCCAGCTTAGCTGCTCCATTAATGGCTGCTGCAACCTTTTCAGTTTCCAACAGCAATGCGTTTGCTTTGGTTGATGAAAGGATGTCTACAGAGGGCACTGGACTTGGTTTGGGTCTGAGCAATCCCCTCCTTGGATGGATTTTGCTTGGAGTTTTTGGACTCATTTGGACCGTTTACCTTACCACTTACCAGGGTGTTGCAGACGATGAGGACTCTGGTCTTTCTCTGTAA
- the LOC131031138 gene encoding uncharacterized protein LOC131031138 has product MQPNQKRISIRWCVHLEMARYFWDRWWMVFDYPPHRNYEVPFYFLKKLYCEFVMNQKPNYFDIKSFQGVGRGMPQHRLGAQSNNPLSDPPIVPLVAPSIPADVQNTSFISTLDALTSLTGNLSEQAAHMASAPRWMPHMCLSCHETCVGPTTAAGSTSVPDEHDAADDSMMTSYMDFLCSDVHLDQIRTTPNIRVNIASTGTQLDTPYGDSGHEGPSTSHREEGLTIVTPSMVDTTIRIGYPYNFDQSQFECTSTSFEELASTTFGVDTAQDTARGDTARGSDEHMVDLDHVPGTREILLEDLMSI; this is encoded by the exons atgcaacctaaccagaaaagaatttcaattaggtggtgtgtgcatctagaaatggctagatacttttgggatagatggtggatggtttttgattatccaccacatcgtaattatgaggtccctttttattttttgaagaaattatactgtgagtttgtaatgaaccaaaaaccaaattattttgatattaagtcattccagggtgttggtcgtggaatgccacaacatagattaggggcacagagtaataatcccctatcggatccacccatagttccacttgttgctccatcaattcctgcagatgtccaaaatacatcattcatttcgacattagatgctttgacttccctcacaggtaacctgagtgagcaagctgctcacatggcatctgctcctcgatggatgccacatatgtgtttgagttgtcatgagacgtgtgtaggtcctactactgctgcaggatctacttcagttccagatgagcatgatgcagcagatgatagtatgatgacatcttatatggattttctttgctcggatgttcatcttgaccag ataaggactacacctaatattagagtcaatattgcatctactggaacacaactcgacacaccttatggg gattcaggtcacgagggaccctctacatcacatcgagaagagggtctgactattgtgacaccatctatg gtggacactaccattaggataggttatccttataattttgatcagagccaatttgaatgcacatcgacatcctttgag gagttagctagcactacatttggtgttgatactgcacaagatactgctagaggagatactgctagaggatctgatgagcatatg gtggatctggaccacgtcccggggacaagagagatactgctagaggatctgatgagcatatg a